The Desulfofundulus luciae genome includes the window AGTTGCCGCAACCGCCGCCGTACTCGCCGGTACGCAGCCGTTTGAATACCGGGTTGTTCTGCCAGATAAGGCTAAAGGGTGTTTCCCGCACATTGCCCACGGGCATGTTTAAATAGGCACAGGGCTGGACGTCCCCCTTCGGGCTGATGATGCAGTAGCCCGTACCAGCCAGGCACCCCTTTTGAAAGCGCAGTTTTAAGCCCATTTGGGCGGCAATGCGCATAAACTGGGGGGCACAGGTGGGCTTTACTTCAATGGGCACGTCCCTTTGTTTTTTCATTAACCGGTGAAGTAGGCGCTCGTACTGTTCGGCTCTTAGGGATTCCTCTTCCATATTTACGGCCCTCCCGGTGGGTACAAGGAAGAACACGTGGTGGGCCATAGCTCCCATGCGCACGGCCAGGTCGGTTAACGCCTCTACCTGTTCATAGTTCCATTCTACTACCGTGGTATGAACTTGAAAGGGCAAGCCGGCTTTCCGGCAGGCTTCCATGCCCTCCACGGCGGCCTGCCAGGCTCCCGGGACACCGCGGAAACGGTCGTGCTGTTCCGGTTCGGTGCTGTCCAGGCTGATCCCCATGGCCAGCGCCCCGGCTTTCTTTAATTTTTCGGCTACACTGCCGGTAATTAAAGTGCCATTGGTACCAAAAGCCGGGCGCAGGCCTTTCCGGGCCGCATACCCCACCAGCTCATATATATCGGGCCGTAGAAGGGGTTCACCTCCGCTGAAGATCATAATTTTAAAACGGGCCCGGGCAATTTCATCAATTAGATTAGCAGCTTCGGAAGTGTTTAATTCTTCTTCCATCCTGGCGCCGGCGTCCCGGTAGCAGTGCCGGCAGGTCAAATTACAGGCGTTGGTAGTATTCCAGGAAACCAGCACGGCTTAACATCCTCTCTAAAGAACTAACCTTCTCGTAACCAGCGGGCCACGTCCTTGGCGTGGTAAGTGATGATAATGTCGGCCCCGGCCCGTTTCATTCCGGTGAGGGTTTCCAGGACAACCCGGCGCTCGTCAATCCAGCCCCGCAGGGCCGCAGCCTTAACCATGGCATATTCCCCGCTGACGTTATAAACTGCTACGGGGTAGTTAAAAGCATCCCGGGCCTGCCGGACAATATCCAGGTAGGCCAGGGCAGGCTTGACCATGATAATGTCGGCCCCTTCTTCAATATCCAGGGCTATCTCCCGCAGGGCCTCCCGGGCATTGGGGGGGTCCATCTGGTAGGAGCGGCGGTCCCCGAACTGGGGTGCCGAGCCCACTGCTTCCCGGAAGGGGCCATAATAGGCCGACGCATACTTGGCTGCATAGGACATGATGGATACATCCTGATAACCGGCTTCGTCCAGGGCACGGCGGATGGCGGCCACCCGGCCGTCCATCATGTCGGAAGGAGCTACCATGTCGGCTCCGGCCCGGGCGTGGGAAAGGGCCGTACAGGCCAGGAGCTCAAGGGTCGGGTCGTTGAGAATGCGTCCCTGTTCTACCACTCCACAGTGGCCGTGGCTGGTGTATTCACAGAGGCAGACGTCGGTAATGACCACCAGTTCGGGGAACTCCTTTTTAATTGCCCGCACGGCCTGCTGCACAATCCCCTCATCGTCATAAGCTTCCCGTGCTGTTTCATCTTTTTCCCGGGGAATGCCGAAAAGGAGAATGCCGGGTATGCCCAGATCGACCACCCGGGCTGCTTCTTCCAGGAGCATATCCGGGGAAAGATTATATACCCCGGGCATGGCTTCCACGGGGCTTTGAACCCCCCGGCCGTGGGTGACAAAAAGCGGGTAGATAAGGTCGTCTACCGTCAGGCAGGTTTCCCGCACCAGGCGGCGGATGTTTTCCTTCACCCGCAGGCGGCGGGGACGGGTTATGGGAAAGGCCACCGGACGCACCTCCTTGTTCTAAGCAATACCGATTTC containing:
- the hemB gene encoding porphobilinogen synthase, with translation MAFPITRPRRLRVKENIRRLVRETCLTVDDLIYPLFVTHGRGVQSPVEAMPGVYNLSPDMLLEEAARVVDLGIPGILLFGIPREKDETAREAYDDEGIVQQAVRAIKKEFPELVVITDVCLCEYTSHGHCGVVEQGRILNDPTLELLACTALSHARAGADMVAPSDMMDGRVAAIRRALDEAGYQDVSIMSYAAKYASAYYGPFREAVGSAPQFGDRRSYQMDPPNAREALREIALDIEEGADIIMVKPALAYLDIVRQARDAFNYPVAVYNVSGEYAMVKAAALRGWIDERRVVLETLTGMKRAGADIIITYHAKDVARWLREG
- the nirJ2 gene encoding putative heme d1 biosynthesis radical SAM protein NirJ2; amino-acid sequence: MLVSWNTTNACNLTCRHCYRDAGARMEEELNTSEAANLIDEIARARFKIMIFSGGEPLLRPDIYELVGYAARKGLRPAFGTNGTLITGSVAEKLKKAGALAMGISLDSTEPEQHDRFRGVPGAWQAAVEGMEACRKAGLPFQVHTTVVEWNYEQVEALTDLAVRMGAMAHHVFFLVPTGRAVNMEEESLRAEQYERLLHRLMKKQRDVPIEVKPTCAPQFMRIAAQMGLKLRFQKGCLAGTGYCIISPKGDVQPCAYLNMPVGNVRETPFSLIWQNNPVFKRLRTGEYGGGCGNCHYRNICGGCRARAYFYHGDYMAEDPWCLYRKGRKPTGE